The following proteins come from a genomic window of Helicobacter canadensis MIT 98-5491:
- the selA gene encoding L-seryl-tRNA(Sec) selenium transferase, which translates to MENILRHIPKTDKLLKAKALEECNGVLLKKIIIEFLDIYRNNLLEGGARMEFEECVECIKEIYRKRTKKSLKSLVNATGIIVHTNLGRSVFSNEILEEIKPLLCAYNNLEYDLKEGVRSERYIHLKNLFAMLLGVEDVLVVNNNAAAVFLIFNTFAKNKEVIVSRGELIEIGGSFRIPRVMEDSGAILKEVGTTNKTYLKDYQEAINPNTAMLFKAHKSNYEIAGFSKEVSYQELIALAQERGLLDYYDLGSGYFGLKGLDILKKYEMPLEEIASLNPSLVSFSGDKLLGGAQAGIIFGKKCYIDQLKQNQLLRMLRVDKFTLAVLEATLMAYLQEKYEKIPTYKMLLQTKEILKKKAEKLLGLVQESFKPVILETKGYSGGGAMPNKALESFGIALSFKDEKQLEQLLREKGVIARIENGKVILDVMALLEGDERIIQKALLEIEESYAR; encoded by the coding sequence ATGGAAAATATTTTAAGGCATATTCCAAAAACAGATAAATTATTAAAGGCAAAGGCTTTAGAAGAGTGCAATGGAGTATTATTAAAGAAGATTATTATAGAATTTTTGGATATTTATCGTAATAATCTTTTAGAGGGTGGCGCGAGAATGGAGTTTGAAGAATGTGTGGAGTGTATTAAAGAAATTTATCGCAAACGCACAAAAAAATCCTTAAAATCACTCGTGAATGCAACTGGAATTATTGTGCATACTAATCTTGGGCGAAGTGTGTTTTCAAATGAGATTCTAGAAGAAATTAAGCCACTTTTGTGTGCTTATAATAATTTGGAATATGATCTAAAAGAAGGTGTTCGCAGTGAGCGATATATTCACTTAAAAAATCTTTTTGCTATGCTTCTAGGAGTGGAAGATGTTTTGGTGGTGAATAACAATGCAGCGGCAGTTTTTTTGATCTTTAACACTTTTGCTAAAAATAAAGAAGTGATTGTCTCAAGGGGTGAGTTAATAGAGATTGGCGGAAGTTTTAGGATTCCTAGGGTTATGGAGGATTCTGGAGCAATTTTAAAAGAAGTGGGAACTACTAACAAAACCTATCTTAAAGATTATCAAGAAGCGATTAATCCTAACACTGCTATGCTTTTTAAAGCACATAAGTCTAATTATGAAATTGCAGGTTTTAGTAAGGAAGTCAGCTATCAAGAACTTATTGCTTTAGCACAAGAGAGAGGATTGCTAGATTATTATGATCTAGGAAGCGGATATTTTGGCCTAAAAGGGCTAGATATTTTAAAAAAATACGAAATGCCTTTAGAAGAAATTGCAAGTTTAAATCCCTCTTTAGTGAGTTTTAGTGGAGATAAGCTATTAGGTGGTGCACAAGCGGGAATTATTTTTGGCAAGAAATGTTACATTGATCAATTAAAGCAGAATCAACTCTTAAGAATGCTAAGAGTGGATAAATTTACCCTTGCTGTTTTGGAAGCGACTTTAATGGCGTATTTGCAGGAAAAATACGAAAAGATTCCAACTTATAAAATGCTTTTGCAAACTAAGGAAATTTTGAAAAAGAAAGCAGAAAAATTGTTGGGGTTAGTCCAAGAAAGCTTTAAGCCTGTAATCTTAGAAACAAAGGGCTATAGCGGAGGTGGAGCAATGCCAAATAAGGCTTTAGAATCTTTTGGAATTGCCCTTAGTTTTAAAGATGAAAAGCAATTAGAACAACTTTTGAGAGAGAAAGGTGTTATTGCAAGAATTGAAAATGGAAAAGTGATTTTAGATGTAATGGCACTTTTGGAGGGAGATGAAAGGATTATTCAAAAAGCACTTTTGGAGATTGAGGAAAGTTATGCAAGATAA
- a CDS encoding pyrroline-5-carboxylate reductase: protein MKSLILLGYGKMARALALGLKDKVHLQVAGRNPQKIREFCNDLQLTPLLQKDNLIEVQDQEILLCVKPYALQSFQFVGKAKCVYSILNATTLEILRSKIQSEGFIRAMPNVAASVGKSITSLCGDEAYKQRAFEIFNAIGKSVWIEEKTMAVAAALGGCAPAFLAIVAESLMDAGVTNGLTRNESKEIVEGLFEGFGALLQTTHPTLLKESVMSPGGSTAQGVASLEKNALRNAFFEAVMASKNFA, encoded by the coding sequence ATGAAAAGCCTTATTCTTTTAGGTTATGGCAAAATGGCAAGAGCTTTAGCTCTTGGCTTAAAAGATAAAGTTCATCTTCAGGTTGCAGGGAGAAATCCACAAAAAATTCGTGAATTTTGCAACGATTTACAACTCACTCCATTATTACAAAAAGACAATCTTATTGAAGTGCAAGATCAAGAAATTTTGCTTTGTGTTAAGCCTTATGCACTTCAATCTTTTCAGTTTGTTGGCAAAGCCAAATGTGTTTATTCAATTTTAAATGCCACTACTTTAGAAATTTTAAGAAGCAAGATACAATCAGAAGGCTTTATCCGTGCAATGCCTAATGTGGCTGCAAGTGTTGGTAAGTCGATTACTTCTTTGTGTGGCGATGAAGCTTATAAACAGCGAGCATTTGAGATTTTTAATGCCATTGGAAAAAGTGTTTGGATTGAAGAAAAAACAATGGCGGTGGCTGCAGCACTTGGGGGTTGTGCTCCTGCATTTTTGGCTATAGTAGCTGAATCGCTTATGGATGCTGGGGTTACAAATGGTTTAACACGCAATGAATCAAAAGAGATTGTTGAGGGACTATTTGAAGGATTTGGTGCATTACTGCAAACAACTCATCCGACACTTTTAAAAGAAAGTGTCATGAGCCCAGGTGGTTCTACCGCACAAGGTGTTGCGAGTTTGGAGAAAAACGCCTTAAGGAATGCTTTTTTTGAAGCAGTTATGGCTTCTAAAAATTTCGCTTGA
- the fliW gene encoding flagellar assembly protein FliW, whose amino-acid sequence MEFAVKSPILGFEHIQKMKLEKISKDDDTFMQLKSCENDGISFTLVNPYSMRSDYEFEIPSPIKALLELKGKTNIDPQNSKLVTLNIVCIREPIEESSVNFLAPVLFNFENLTMAQVVLENFKYENFGLSEPISKFFDFSKTNQE is encoded by the coding sequence ATGGAATTTGCAGTTAAATCTCCAATTTTAGGTTTTGAACATATTCAAAAAATGAAGCTAGAAAAGATCTCAAAAGATGATGATACATTTATGCAGTTAAAAAGCTGCGAGAATGATGGCATTTCTTTTACTTTAGTGAATCCTTATTCAATGCGAAGTGATTATGAATTTGAGATTCCCTCTCCTATCAAAGCACTTTTGGAGCTTAAAGGAAAAACCAATATTGATCCCCAAAACTCTAAACTAGTTACACTTAATATTGTTTGTATTAGAGAACCTATTGAAGAATCAAGTGTAAATTTTCTAGCACCTGTATTGTTTAACTTTGAGAATTTGACTATGGCTCAAGTTGTTTTAGAGAATTTCAAATATGAGAACTTTGGTCTCTCAGAGCCTATTTCTAAATTTTTTGATTTTAGCAAAACTAACCAAGAATGA
- the miaA gene encoding tRNA (adenosine(37)-N6)-dimethylallyltransferase MiaA codes for MKIFAILGGSGSGKTALSLEVAQKKQCAILSLDSLSVYQEIDLISAKPTKKERAGIPHFGIDILSPTQSHNVQIFIQEYQKAKEFCQNNQQNLLIVGGSSFYLKMLLEGLSDFALEEKQRSEILEKINTLGDLEKQYSFLESIDKQWAIRIKPTDYYRIQRALEIYFATSKIPSLYFKENPPIPIIENCEIYEIVWQRDFLRQRIKQRTRQMLENGAIDEVCGLLKKYGKTYQWAKSIGIKEIVEFLEGKFSQETLEELISTHTAQLAKRQRTFNKTQFKEHFCGEVREVLMQIQKNL; via the coding sequence TTGAAAATTTTTGCCATTTTAGGGGGTAGCGGTTCTGGAAAAACTGCACTTTCATTAGAAGTTGCGCAAAAAAAACAATGTGCGATTTTATCCCTTGATTCTTTAAGTGTGTATCAAGAAATTGATCTTATTTCAGCTAAGCCAACAAAAAAAGAGAGGGCAGGAATCCCTCATTTTGGCATTGATATTTTAAGCCCAACTCAATCCCATAATGTCCAAATATTTATCCAAGAATACCAAAAGGCAAAGGAATTTTGCCAAAACAATCAGCAGAATCTATTGATTGTTGGAGGCAGTAGTTTTTATCTTAAAATGCTTTTGGAAGGACTTTCAGATTTTGCTTTAGAAGAAAAACAAAGGAGCGAAATTTTAGAAAAAATCAATACTTTGGGCGATTTAGAAAAGCAATATAGCTTTCTAGAATCAATTGACAAGCAATGGGCGATTCGCATTAAGCCAACAGATTATTATCGTATTCAAAGGGCTTTGGAAATTTATTTTGCTACTTCAAAGATACCAAGTTTGTATTTTAAAGAGAATCCTCCAATCCCAATTATTGAAAATTGTGAAATCTATGAGATCGTTTGGCAAAGAGATTTTTTGCGACAAAGAATCAAACAAAGAACAAGGCAAATGCTAGAAAATGGAGCGATTGATGAGGTTTGCGGGCTTTTAAAGAAATATGGCAAAACTTATCAATGGGCAAAGAGTATTGGAATTAAAGAAATAGTTGAGTTTTTAGAAGGAAAATTTTCACAAGAAACGCTAGAAGAATTAATCTCTACACACACAGCACAACTTGCAAAACGACAAAGAACATTTAATAAAACGCAATTTAAAGAACATTTTTGTGGTGAAGTTAGAGAAGTTTTAATGCAAATTCAAAAAAATCTTTAA
- the selB gene encoding selenocysteine-specific translation elongation factor yields MQDNLILGVMGHIDHGKTSLVRALNGFWGDERKDEKERGITLDLSFSNLSNGERNIAFIDVPGHEKLVKNMIAGAFGLDYGMLVIAANDGIMPQTLEHLRIASLLGISDFVVAISKVDLADKAEVVVLKEQIQNLFSQFNTLKYQIFEVSFYDEASVENLKQALFELPKKIHRDLGFFRYYIDRIFVIKGSGCVVSGTLLDGNLTCDQKVWCCNLDRLIGIKNIQCHGEFVNEAKSGQRVALNLSGVSHHELKRGDLLTKKGYLRGFDRIEVALEMFVEIPHNAEVNFFIGALKMPCRVLFLDKNYATLKLKNPVYSIFNERFILRDDKQTLGGGRVLSPIVDPMKKSQKLEFLKMLDEGNLKGAFEILLQAHKKGFGLISASQRFGISQIEALKIAKEIPQCFVSEKNLVVYPKKAEELLREIILVILQKNPNALLSSALLCQKQSWVANDFAQSLLDKLLKEGVLQKNDSFYVSPKAKIGKIEDYLYRTIYALLQNQGFEPMAPYNLYDSLDIDRKSGDEVFKKLTREKKIVRLNHKLFICTQSLTQLLGAMREIIKNEGYLDLNNFKVHFNLSRKYLIAYLDYLDSFGDILNTNGKRTLKSC; encoded by the coding sequence ATGCAAGATAATTTGATTCTTGGTGTAATGGGACATATTGATCATGGAAAAACAAGTTTGGTGCGTGCATTAAATGGGTTTTGGGGTGATGAAAGAAAAGATGAAAAAGAACGCGGAATCACACTAGATTTAAGTTTTTCAAATCTAAGCAATGGGGAGAGAAATATTGCTTTTATTGATGTTCCTGGGCATGAAAAATTAGTCAAAAATATGATTGCTGGGGCATTTGGATTGGATTATGGAATGTTAGTCATCGCGGCTAATGATGGCATTATGCCACAGACTTTGGAGCATTTAAGAATCGCAAGTTTGCTTGGAATTAGTGATTTTGTAGTGGCAATAAGCAAAGTAGATTTAGCAGATAAGGCTGAAGTTGTAGTGCTTAAAGAGCAAATTCAGAATCTTTTTAGTCAATTTAATACCCTAAAATACCAAATTTTTGAAGTTTCTTTTTATGATGAAGCAAGTGTGGAGAATCTTAAACAAGCACTCTTTGAATTACCCAAAAAGATTCATAGGGATTTGGGATTTTTCCGTTACTATATTGATAGAATCTTTGTGATTAAGGGTAGTGGTTGTGTAGTGAGTGGGACGCTTTTGGATGGTAATCTTACTTGTGATCAAAAAGTATGGTGTTGCAATCTTGATCGCCTTATAGGGATCAAAAATATCCAATGTCACGGCGAGTTTGTCAATGAAGCTAAAAGTGGGCAAAGGGTAGCTTTAAATCTTAGCGGTGTCTCACATCACGAGCTAAAGCGTGGAGATTTGCTAACTAAAAAAGGCTATTTGCGTGGATTTGATAGGATTGAAGTTGCTTTGGAAATGTTTGTAGAAATTCCACATAATGCTGAAGTTAATTTTTTTATTGGGGCATTAAAAATGCCGTGTCGGGTTTTATTTTTGGATAAAAATTATGCGACTTTGAAGCTTAAAAATCCGGTTTATAGTATTTTTAATGAGCGATTTATTTTGCGTGATGATAAACAAACTTTAGGTGGTGGGAGAGTTTTAAGTCCTATTGTTGATCCTATGAAAAAATCCCAAAAGCTTGAATTTTTAAAAATGCTAGATGAAGGGAATCTAAAAGGAGCCTTTGAAATTTTACTCCAAGCACATAAAAAAGGTTTTGGACTTATAAGTGCTTCACAGAGATTTGGAATCTCACAAATTGAAGCATTAAAGATTGCAAAAGAGATTCCACAATGCTTTGTGAGTGAGAAAAATCTAGTTGTGTATCCAAAAAAAGCAGAGGAATTATTAAGAGAAATTATTTTAGTAATTTTACAAAAGAATCCCAATGCACTTTTGAGCTCTGCCTTGCTTTGTCAAAAGCAATCGTGGGTAGCTAATGATTTTGCTCAAAGTTTGTTGGATAAACTTTTAAAAGAAGGGGTTTTACAAAAAAATGATTCATTTTATGTTTCTCCAAAGGCTAAGATTGGAAAAATAGAGGATTATTTATATCGCACCATTTATGCGTTGCTACAAAATCAAGGTTTTGAACCAATGGCACCTTACAACCTTTATGATAGTTTAGATATTGATCGAAAAAGTGGTGATGAGGTGTTTAAAAAGCTAACTAGGGAAAAAAAGATTGTGCGTCTTAATCATAAACTTTTTATTTGCACGCAATCTCTAACGCAGCTTTTGGGGGCAATGAGAGAAATTATCAAAAATGAGGGTTATTTGGATTTGAATAATTTTAAGGTGCATTTTAATCTTAGCCGAAAATATTTGATTGCCTATTTGGACTATTTGGATAGTTTTGGAGATATTCTTAACACTAATGGAAAAAGGACGCTAAAATCATGCTAG